One window of Pseudomonas sp. ML2-2023-3 genomic DNA carries:
- a CDS encoding XdhC family protein — translation MSGLNALLDALLAEREAGREAVLATVVRVEGSAYRRPGARMLVSRFGRPEGTISGGCLEAEVAKKAWWLTETGPTLRSYSTAEADEASEEALSFGLGCNGKVHVLFERLPASGPCALVDALLSVRDTHQPAAIATVIASPAGVSPRLGERLFLVPGQRAAGELRHSVLAEQISSDLQQTLVRGKSSRCLYPNGSDEMDVLLEYIPPVLRLVIFGAGHDAQPLVRMAKLLGWHVTVIDGRAHFARVERFADADQVLVGDVEQPFAYREYVRGAAVAVMTHSLVQDAHWLQGVLHSEPCYVGQLGPRERTERLLAGIHEHLAKPQDELPGLDYLHYPIGLDLGGDTPESVAMAMLAEIQAVLNGRSGGSLRFRSASIHDSDPVVVGRDETDVVAEGCRHFAVQR, via the coding sequence ATGTCGGGCCTGAATGCACTGTTGGACGCACTCTTGGCGGAGCGCGAGGCTGGCCGCGAGGCGGTGCTTGCGACTGTGGTAAGGGTCGAAGGCTCTGCGTATCGGCGGCCGGGGGCGCGCATGCTGGTTTCGCGTTTCGGCAGGCCTGAGGGCACCATCAGTGGTGGCTGCCTGGAGGCGGAAGTGGCTAAAAAAGCTTGGTGGCTGACCGAAACCGGGCCGACGTTGCGTAGTTACAGCACCGCTGAAGCGGATGAAGCCAGCGAGGAAGCGCTGAGCTTCGGCCTGGGCTGCAACGGTAAGGTTCACGTGCTGTTCGAGCGTCTACCGGCCAGCGGCCCGTGCGCGTTGGTCGATGCCTTGCTCAGCGTGCGCGATACCCATCAACCGGCGGCCATTGCCACAGTGATTGCCAGTCCAGCGGGTGTTTCGCCACGGTTAGGCGAGCGCTTGTTCTTAGTGCCCGGGCAGCGCGCCGCGGGTGAGCTGCGGCACTCGGTGTTGGCTGAGCAGATCAGCTCGGATTTGCAACAAACCCTGGTACGCGGCAAGTCATCCCGCTGTCTCTACCCGAATGGTTCTGACGAGATGGACGTGCTCCTGGAGTACATACCGCCTGTGCTGCGTCTGGTGATATTCGGTGCGGGCCACGATGCCCAGCCGCTGGTGCGCATGGCCAAACTGTTAGGCTGGCATGTCACGGTGATCGACGGGCGGGCGCACTTCGCCCGAGTCGAGCGCTTTGCCGACGCTGATCAGGTGCTGGTTGGCGATGTCGAACAGCCTTTCGCCTACCGCGAATATGTGCGTGGGGCCGCGGTGGCGGTGATGACCCATAGCCTGGTGCAAGACGCGCATTGGTTGCAGGGTGTGCTGCACAGTGAACCCTGCTATGTCGGCCAGTTAGGCCCGCGCGAGCGCACCGAGCGCCTGTTAGCCGGCATCCACGAGCATTTGGCTAAACCACAGGACGAGCTGCCGGGGCTTGATTATTTGCATTACCCGATTGGCTTGGACCTGGGCGGTGACACTCCGGAAAGCGTAGCCATGGCCATGCTCGCGGAAATTCAGGCGGTGCTCAATGGCCGCAGTGGCGGCAGCCTGCGCTTCAGGTCTGCGAGCATCCATGACAGCGATCCTGTGGTGGTTGGCCGGGATGAAACGGATGTTGTTGCAGAGGGTTGTCGGCATTTCGCCGTGCAGCGTTGA
- a CDS encoding iron-containing alcohol dehydrogenase encodes MIGHELTALHGIDHARTLAIVLPANLEVRREAKRAKLLQYAERVWHISQGNDEQRIDAAIQKTRTFFESLGLPTRLAAYQLDADDIDGLLKQLDAHRLTALGEHSNVTLDVSRQILEASL; translated from the coding sequence ATGATCGGCCATGAGCTGACCGCACTGCACGGCATCGATCACGCACGCACGCTCGCAATCGTATTGCCCGCCAACCTAGAGGTTCGCCGTGAGGCCAAGCGCGCCAAGTTGCTGCAATACGCCGAGCGGGTATGGCACATCAGTCAAGGTAATGACGAGCAGCGCATTGATGCCGCCATCCAGAAGACCCGGACGTTCTTCGAGAGCCTGGGCTTACCCACGCGCCTAGCAGCTTACCAACTCGACGCGGACGACATCGACGGATTGCTCAAGCAGCTAGATGCTCACCGCCTGACGGCACTGGGTGAACACAGCAACGTCACCCTAGACGTCAGCCGCCAGATTTTAGAGGCGAGTCTCTAA
- a CDS encoding DUF2388 domain-containing protein yields the protein MKSWKILVLALVASTGNQAVAAENNNPFQAALMITTVVPCVIISGATAATASIPDFFKSAKSDALAFIGSDGEIRGAEFEQASRYYRASYRQPLMSDQQLAEAIAASF from the coding sequence ATGAAGTCATGGAAAATACTGGTGCTGGCCCTTGTGGCGTCGACAGGCAATCAGGCAGTGGCGGCCGAAAACAACAACCCATTCCAGGCAGCACTCATGATCACCACCGTTGTGCCGTGCGTGATTATCTCCGGAGCCACGGCCGCAACTGCGAGCATTCCAGACTTCTTCAAATCCGCCAAGAGCGACGCACTGGCATTCATTGGTTCGGATGGCGAGATTCGGGGCGCTGAGTTTGAGCAGGCGTCCCGGTATTACAGAGCCAGCTACCGTCAGCCACTGATGTCGGATCAGCAACTCGCAGAGGCGATTGCGGCCTCTTTCTAA
- a CDS encoding NTP transferase domain-containing protein, with product MTELHSYPECVGLVLAAGYGQRFGSDKRLAKLADGNNLLVATLLRAQEAFSDVRIVLKAEDDAQALAIPPYIQVVRAAQAKQGMGSSLAAGIKSLAHSQADAVAVLLGDMPWVSLATLLQLRAHAHAEHIVVAYCDGQRGHPVLFGRRFWPELMQLQGENGAKGLIATHAQHVIEVTFNDSGILQDVDKPADLSHPATS from the coding sequence ATGACAGAACTGCACAGCTACCCGGAGTGTGTCGGTTTAGTACTCGCCGCCGGTTACGGACAACGCTTTGGCAGCGACAAACGCCTGGCCAAGCTGGCCGACGGTAACAACCTACTGGTGGCAACATTGCTGCGGGCGCAAGAAGCCTTCAGTGATGTTCGGATCGTATTGAAGGCTGAAGACGATGCGCAGGCCCTGGCTATTCCGCCGTACATTCAGGTGGTTCGTGCGGCACAGGCCAAACAGGGGATGGGCTCAAGCCTAGCGGCAGGTATTAAGAGTCTTGCACACTCTCAGGCCGACGCGGTGGCGGTGCTGCTCGGGGATATGCCGTGGGTTTCTCTCGCAACGCTGCTGCAGCTGCGCGCGCATGCGCACGCTGAACATATTGTTGTCGCTTACTGCGATGGCCAGCGCGGACACCCGGTGTTGTTCGGCCGGCGCTTTTGGCCGGAGCTGATGCAACTGCAAGGGGAGAATGGGGCCAAGGGTTTAATAGCCACCCATGCGCAGCATGTGATTGAAGTGACGTTCAATGACAGCGGCATTCTGCAAGACGTCGACAAGCCCGCTGACCTCAGCCACCCAGCGACTTCATAA
- a CDS encoding GTP 3',8-cyclase MoaA, with product MIVDRHGRRFRKLRLSLTAACNYACTYCVADGRRLVAARDELTAASMLRAVELLRDVAGVEELRITGGEPLLSDRLEPFLRGIGVLGLQDISLTTNGQLLAGKLQLLRSAGIRRLNVSLDTLDPSAFRKIAKGGDLQTVLSGIEQARRAGMIIKINMVPMRGSNLDQVMPMLGFCLEQGYELRFIELMRMGHLAQHAEAFCTQFVGQRELLELIGERYEFTQAEAPVDSTALRYSVGESGAFGIIANESVPFCRSCSRLRLSSTGWLYGCLSSNRGHYMGELLELPSEQAHPQLAGLLSQALGDKQDAAFTGSALIMKSLGG from the coding sequence GTGATTGTTGATCGACATGGCCGGCGTTTCCGCAAACTGCGCCTGAGCCTGACCGCTGCCTGCAATTACGCCTGCACCTACTGTGTGGCCGATGGCCGTCGGTTAGTGGCGGCGCGGGATGAATTGACGGCCGCGTCGATGCTGCGGGCCGTTGAGTTGCTCAGGGATGTTGCCGGTGTTGAGGAGCTGCGCATTACCGGCGGCGAGCCGCTGCTGAGCGACAGGCTGGAGCCCTTTCTCCGGGGGATAGGCGTATTGGGGTTGCAGGACATTAGCCTGACCACCAATGGCCAGTTATTGGCGGGCAAGCTGCAGTTATTGCGCAGCGCGGGTATCCGGAGGCTCAATGTTTCCCTTGATACGCTTGACCCGAGCGCCTTCCGCAAGATCGCCAAGGGCGGCGACCTGCAAACTGTGCTGAGCGGGATCGAGCAGGCGCGCCGAGCCGGCATGATCATCAAGATCAACATGGTCCCGATGCGAGGCAGCAACCTAGACCAAGTTATGCCCATGCTGGGGTTCTGTTTGGAGCAGGGATACGAATTGCGCTTTATCGAACTTATGCGGATGGGCCATTTGGCCCAGCATGCAGAGGCTTTCTGCACACAGTTCGTCGGCCAGCGCGAGCTGCTGGAGCTTATCGGTGAGCGTTATGAATTCACCCAGGCTGAGGCACCAGTAGACTCCACCGCGCTGCGTTATAGCGTTGGCGAGAGTGGGGCATTTGGCATTATTGCCAACGAAAGCGTGCCATTTTGCCGTAGCTGTAGCCGCCTGCGTTTGTCGTCTACAGGCTGGTTATACGGATGCCTGTCCTCGAATCGCGGACATTATATGGGTGAACTGTTGGAGCTGCCGAGTGAACAGGCGCACCCGCAGCTGGCCGGTTTGCTCAGCCAAGCGCTGGGGGACAAACAGGACGCAGCGTTTACCGGCAGCGCGCTGATTATGAAGTCGCTGGGTGGCTGA
- a CDS encoding helix-hairpin-helix domain-containing protein, with protein sequence MSFSLEERTALLALKGVGPTVITRLEQMGIGSLTELSKASVCDILAQASAATGSTCWKNSPQARAAITAAFELARASTGPEATR encoded by the coding sequence ATGTCATTTTCACTGGAAGAAAGAACCGCCTTGTTAGCGCTCAAGGGCGTTGGACCCACCGTCATCACGCGACTTGAACAAATGGGCATCGGGTCCCTGACTGAACTCAGCAAGGCGAGTGTGTGTGACATTCTGGCCCAGGCATCTGCAGCAACAGGATCGACTTGCTGGAAAAACAGCCCTCAGGCCCGGGCTGCCATTACTGCGGCTTTCGAGCTCGCCAGAGCCTCGACAGGGCCTGAAGCAACCCGGTAG
- a CDS encoding HAD domain-containing protein, translating into MQKNTHILFLDFDGVLHPDAVYLSRQGPTLKAEGTLFMWAPILVNLLDDFPTTSLVLSTSWVRHLGYKRALCYLPRELQERVIGATWHSSMAKGWADENQWDGKTRYDQICHYAARSQLRHWIALDDDVQGWAKSSAQHLIACAPDLGLSSAQTQTELQKRLVEMCSNQG; encoded by the coding sequence GTGCAGAAGAATACGCATATCCTTTTCCTTGATTTTGATGGCGTCTTACACCCTGACGCCGTCTACTTGAGCCGCCAAGGGCCGACACTGAAGGCCGAAGGTACGCTTTTCATGTGGGCGCCGATTCTTGTCAATCTTCTCGATGATTTTCCAACGACATCGCTGGTATTAAGCACCAGCTGGGTCCGGCATCTCGGCTATAAGCGAGCACTTTGCTATCTGCCTCGCGAGCTGCAAGAACGAGTTATCGGTGCCACGTGGCACAGCTCGATGGCTAAAGGCTGGGCGGATGAAAATCAATGGGACGGAAAGACAAGATACGATCAGATCTGCCACTACGCTGCCCGATCACAACTACGGCACTGGATTGCCCTTGATGACGATGTACAAGGCTGGGCAAAGAGCTCGGCGCAACATCTAATTGCATGCGCACCAGACCTTGGACTCAGCTCCGCCCAGACACAAACAGAGCTGCAAAAACGTCTGGTGGAAATGTGCTCAAACCAAGGTTAA
- a CDS encoding putative quinol monooxygenase: MSETISVVAILTAKEGKTSEVERVLRAEDGCLSYVLSRCIEQAGRFVFVERWASHEAIARHRQMSHYTVMAKALDELLSDRQVYVLETLAENIEPSTDSHAGVVG; this comes from the coding sequence ATGAGTGAAACCATAAGTGTTGTAGCGATATTGACAGCCAAGGAAGGTAAAACCTCGGAGGTTGAGCGGGTCTTGCGCGCCGAAGACGGTTGCCTGTCTTACGTCCTGAGTCGTTGCATTGAGCAGGCCGGGCGTTTTGTCTTCGTCGAGCGCTGGGCCAGCCACGAGGCGATAGCGCGCCATCGGCAGATGTCGCATTACACGGTCATGGCCAAAGCGCTTGACGAGCTGCTGAGCGATCGTCAGGTTTATGTGCTTGAAACGCTGGCGGAGAACATCGAACCCTCCACTGATTCCCACGCGGGCGTTGTCGGGTGA
- a CDS encoding cytochrome c, translating into MKLIRSLLMFASGALLAQAANAQEDSLAKGEYLTRAANCVACHTVSGGKPFAGGVEFKLPFGSLFSPNITPDTQTGIGAWTNEEFVSALQTGVGRDGKHYYPAFPYTSYSKMSRDDILAIKTYLDSLEPVEQAPRENQIGFPFNQRRGMVLWNSLFLNDEPFQADSQYSAERNRGQYLVEGPGHCGECHSPRNLFQAVSNDRSLAGNLIQGWNAYNISADPVHGIGAWPTDVLANYLKDGAAPGLGLSAGPMTEVVEHSLRYLTDADRHAIAVFLKDSPARSEGVARPQQAALAEQGSGNPLGNKLFAGACASCHLWNGTGSQSQTAMLLGLKTVNDPTASNLLGVLLSGHGSADAQVNRRMPSFGRIYTDQELAALSSFILQRFGDSGAQVSAPAVAKRRTESLH; encoded by the coding sequence ATGAAATTAATAAGAAGCCTACTGATGTTCGCCAGCGGGGCTTTACTGGCGCAAGCGGCCAATGCACAAGAGGATTCCCTCGCTAAAGGCGAATACTTGACGCGCGCCGCCAACTGCGTGGCTTGCCATACCGTGTCAGGTGGTAAACCGTTCGCAGGTGGCGTCGAGTTTAAGCTACCGTTCGGCTCGCTGTTTTCGCCCAACATCACCCCGGACACGCAAACAGGCATCGGCGCATGGACGAATGAAGAGTTTGTAAGCGCGTTGCAGACCGGCGTGGGCCGTGATGGAAAACACTACTACCCGGCGTTTCCCTATACTTCCTACAGCAAAATGTCTCGAGATGACATCCTCGCCATCAAGACCTATCTCGACAGCCTAGAACCTGTCGAGCAGGCACCGCGCGAAAACCAAATTGGCTTCCCGTTCAACCAGCGTCGGGGCATGGTTCTTTGGAATTCCCTCTTCCTTAACGATGAACCATTCCAAGCGGACAGCCAGTACTCTGCCGAGCGCAATCGCGGCCAGTATCTAGTAGAAGGGCCCGGGCACTGCGGTGAATGTCATTCGCCGCGTAACTTGTTCCAGGCGGTCAGTAACGATCGTTCGCTGGCCGGCAACCTTATCCAGGGTTGGAATGCTTACAACATCAGCGCTGACCCGGTGCATGGCATCGGTGCCTGGCCCACAGACGTACTGGCCAACTACTTGAAAGACGGGGCAGCGCCAGGCTTGGGTTTGTCCGCTGGGCCTATGACCGAAGTAGTCGAGCACAGTTTGCGCTATCTGACCGACGCCGACCGTCACGCGATCGCCGTGTTCCTCAAAGACTCACCCGCGCGCAGCGAAGGTGTGGCTCGTCCGCAGCAGGCAGCGCTTGCGGAGCAGGGCAGTGGCAATCCACTCGGCAATAAGTTGTTCGCTGGAGCTTGCGCCAGTTGCCACCTCTGGAACGGCACTGGCAGTCAGAGCCAAACGGCTATGCTGCTAGGTTTGAAGACAGTCAACGACCCTACCGCAAGCAACTTGCTCGGCGTCCTGTTGAGCGGGCATGGCTCGGCCGACGCCCAAGTAAACCGGCGCATGCCGTCGTTCGGGCGCATTTACACCGACCAAGAATTGGCTGCGCTGAGCAGCTTCATCCTGCAGCGCTTTGGGGATAGTGGTGCGCAGGTATCGGCACCGGCTGTGGCCAAGCGACGGACTGAGTCCCTGCATTGA
- a CDS encoding type 1 glutamine amidotransferase domain-containing protein, with product MKILVVLTSHDQLGDTGEKTGFWLEELAAPYYAFLDAGAQLTLASPKGGLPPLDPKSNEPDFQTDATRRFEADTAAMKALANTRTLSDLSSAEFDAVFYPGGHGPLWDLAEDVTSIALIEHANASGKPIATVCHAPAVLLHVKGSDGKPLIAGKAVTGFSNSEEDAAGLTQVVPFLVEDMLKAQGGIYSKNTDWQVHVVTDGLLVTGQNPASSAATAHALLKLLA from the coding sequence ATGAAAATCCTCGTCGTTTTAACCTCCCACGACCAACTGGGCGACACGGGCGAAAAGACCGGCTTCTGGCTTGAAGAGCTTGCCGCGCCTTACTACGCCTTCCTCGATGCCGGTGCGCAGTTGACTCTGGCATCGCCAAAAGGCGGCCTGCCACCGCTGGATCCGAAGAGTAACGAGCCCGACTTCCAGACCGACGCCACTCGTCGCTTTGAGGCCGATACCGCCGCCATGAAAGCGTTGGCAAATACGCGAACGCTCAGTGACCTCTCCAGCGCCGAGTTTGATGCAGTGTTCTACCCCGGCGGCCATGGCCCGCTGTGGGATCTTGCCGAAGATGTCACGTCCATCGCCCTGATCGAGCACGCCAACGCATCCGGCAAGCCGATCGCAACTGTTTGTCACGCGCCGGCGGTATTGCTCCACGTCAAGGGCAGCGACGGTAAGCCACTGATCGCAGGCAAAGCGGTCACCGGTTTCAGCAATAGCGAGGAAGACGCCGCGGGCCTGACTCAGGTGGTGCCGTTTCTGGTCGAGGACATGCTCAAGGCGCAGGGCGGTATTTACAGCAAAAACACCGACTGGCAGGTCCATGTTGTAACCGACGGGCTGCTTGTCACAGGCCAGAACCCGGCTTCCTCCGCAGCCACTGCGCACGCCTTGCTGAAACTACTGGCCTAA
- a CDS encoding TonB-dependent receptor → MLQRKHGFKRAGIVPLGVCTSLVISCTVLASEVAPLQLPSTQVDGVQSSADDTDYRAGYSSTADKTETAFLQQSQTVDTVTPQQLKDQAPQTLEDVIKFMPGVVVSNNFGGTQDSFIKRGFGNSDDGGVLRDGVRMPIGRNFQRVTTERVEMLKGPASLLYGMQEPGGVINVITKKPQYQWNSTLGGTLSDQGGGDGWFDVTGPLGDTGFAFRLIGQNRDENYWRNFGQNTSRLVAPSLAYESDDLSFLAAYEYNDYSNTLDRGAVFYNGHHVGSRDKRLDEKWTRAQGQRQSFNTTTEYRLDPASRVRLTTGWVYDHYNDYQADPSEYRPATGELTRRFRRNVGANRENAYLSLDWIGSRTWYGIDHDLVTGVDYETRREANGDFLQSRNVGGFYPADPQYGLLPPTGTVNPSNTNGKNHIKGQSLYVKDTVHLGEKWILAPGLRYQHYSIDSGAGLDFKQTTDEGESRLLPFLGLVYQMRDDLSVYANYSQSFAPNEMESGTTFEGTYKAETGRQYEVGLKYDNCDWTSQLALYDILKKNVQQNTGELDEFGNMVQRLAGEVQSRGLEWSMTGRLSAQWSVIANYAYTDARIKKDTEQTEGNRLFNVARHVGGAYLTYEVPADIFSGRLRLGSGARYVGKRAGDISNSFELPDYTTVDAFVSWKSSHLLGKETSLQLNAGNLTDRSYFVASGGNTRRVSWGEGRTLRLTGEVSF, encoded by the coding sequence ATGTTGCAAAGGAAGCATGGATTCAAACGGGCAGGCATTGTGCCGCTGGGTGTGTGTACCAGCCTGGTGATCAGTTGCACAGTGCTGGCGAGCGAAGTCGCCCCCCTGCAACTGCCCAGTACTCAGGTCGACGGTGTGCAATCCAGCGCAGACGACACGGACTACCGTGCAGGCTACAGCTCGACGGCAGACAAGACTGAAACGGCCTTCCTGCAGCAATCACAGACCGTGGACACGGTGACCCCGCAACAGCTCAAGGATCAAGCGCCTCAAACCCTCGAAGACGTGATCAAGTTTATGCCGGGGGTCGTGGTCAGTAATAATTTCGGTGGCACGCAGGACAGTTTCATCAAGCGCGGTTTCGGCAACTCCGACGATGGCGGCGTGCTGCGCGACGGGGTGCGCATGCCCATTGGGCGCAATTTCCAGCGCGTCACCACCGAGCGCGTCGAGATGCTCAAGGGCCCGGCGTCATTGCTCTACGGCATGCAGGAACCGGGCGGCGTGATCAACGTGATCACCAAAAAGCCGCAATACCAGTGGAACAGCACACTGGGCGGCACCCTGAGCGATCAGGGCGGTGGCGATGGCTGGTTCGATGTGACCGGGCCGCTGGGTGATACCGGGTTTGCATTTCGACTGATCGGGCAAAACCGGGACGAAAATTACTGGCGCAACTTTGGCCAGAACACGTCCAGGCTGGTCGCGCCCTCACTCGCCTACGAGTCTGACGATCTGTCATTTCTCGCCGCCTATGAATACAACGACTACAGCAACACCCTGGACCGGGGCGCCGTGTTTTACAACGGCCATCACGTGGGCAGCCGCGACAAGCGTCTGGATGAAAAATGGACCCGTGCCCAAGGCCAGCGCCAGTCGTTCAACACCACCACCGAGTACCGTCTGGATCCCGCTTCACGGGTACGCCTGACAACGGGCTGGGTGTATGACCACTACAACGATTACCAGGCCGACCCCAGCGAATATCGCCCCGCCACTGGCGAACTGACCCGGCGTTTTCGGCGCAATGTGGGCGCCAACCGGGAGAACGCTTACCTGTCCCTGGACTGGATCGGCAGCAGGACCTGGTACGGTATCGACCATGACCTGGTCACGGGTGTCGACTATGAAACACGTCGCGAAGCCAACGGGGATTTCCTGCAGAGTCGAAACGTCGGCGGCTTCTACCCGGCCGACCCGCAGTATGGCTTGCTGCCCCCGACAGGCACCGTCAACCCGTCGAACACCAACGGCAAAAACCATATCAAGGGCCAGTCGCTGTACGTCAAAGACACGGTTCACCTGGGGGAAAAATGGATTCTGGCGCCGGGCCTGCGCTATCAGCACTACTCGATAGACTCGGGCGCGGGCCTGGACTTCAAGCAAACCACCGACGAGGGCGAGTCCAGGCTCCTGCCCTTTCTGGGGCTGGTGTATCAGATGCGCGATGACCTCTCTGTCTATGCCAACTACAGCCAGTCGTTCGCACCCAATGAGATGGAATCAGGCACCACCTTCGAAGGCACTTACAAGGCGGAGACCGGGCGCCAGTACGAGGTGGGGCTCAAGTATGACAACTGTGACTGGACCAGCCAGCTGGCGCTGTACGACATCCTGAAAAAGAACGTGCAGCAGAACACCGGCGAGCTGGACGAATTCGGCAACATGGTGCAGCGCCTGGCGGGTGAAGTGCAGTCCCGTGGCCTGGAATGGAGCATGACCGGACGCCTGAGCGCGCAGTGGAGCGTGATAGCCAACTACGCCTACACCGATGCCCGGATCAAGAAGGACACCGAGCAAACCGAAGGCAATCGCCTGTTCAACGTGGCACGTCATGTAGGCGGTGCCTACCTCACCTACGAAGTCCCGGCCGATATTTTCTCGGGACGTTTGCGTCTGGGCTCCGGTGCTCGCTATGTGGGCAAGCGCGCGGGCGATATCAGCAACTCTTTCGAGCTGCCTGACTACACCACGGTAGACGCTTTCGTGTCCTGGAAATCCAGCCATCTGCTGGGCAAGGAAACCTCGCTGCAACTCAATGCCGGCAACCTGACCGATCGCAGCTACTTCGTGGCGTCGGGTGGCAACACCCGGCGAGTCAGCTGGGGAGAAGGACGCACACTGCGCCTGACCGGGGAAGTCAGCTTCTGA
- a CDS encoding alkene reductase: MDTSRFFQSVQLGPYVLNNRIVLPPLTRSRSTQPGNIANPLMATYYQQRAGAGFMVTEGTQIEPRGQGYAWTPGIHSQEQIEGWRNVTDAVHAAGSIIFAQLWHVGRVSHISLQPNGAAPVAPSGIAANNVKVFIETGPGAGTLAEPSVPRALANAEVKELVQLYAQAARNALSAGFDGVEIHCANGYLVNQFISAHSNQRDDEYGGSLHNRLRFLREIIQAVSEVVGADRLGVRFAPLFESTAEDRVYLGLVEEDPHSTYIEAIKVLEEAGIAYLSIAEADWDNAPVLPEGFRREIRQVFSGRIIYAGRYTAQRGAETLEAGLGDLIAFGRPFIANPDLPQRIANGWPLNPVDPSSMYGGTEKGYSDYPTYAE; the protein is encoded by the coding sequence ATGGATACAAGTCGTTTCTTTCAGTCAGTGCAGCTGGGCCCTTATGTGCTCAACAACCGTATAGTTCTGCCACCCTTGACCCGCTCGCGCAGCACACAGCCAGGGAATATTGCGAACCCATTGATGGCCACCTATTACCAGCAACGCGCTGGGGCGGGCTTTATGGTGACAGAAGGCACCCAGATCGAACCCCGTGGCCAAGGTTATGCCTGGACGCCAGGCATTCATAGCCAAGAACAAATCGAAGGTTGGCGCAACGTCACCGATGCTGTGCATGCCGCTGGCAGCATCATTTTCGCCCAGCTCTGGCACGTTGGCCGGGTATCGCACATCTCGCTGCAGCCTAATGGTGCCGCGCCAGTAGCGCCTTCGGGTATTGCTGCGAACAACGTCAAAGTATTTATTGAAACCGGTCCAGGTGCAGGTACTTTAGCCGAGCCTTCGGTACCTCGCGCATTGGCCAATGCCGAGGTAAAAGAACTGGTGCAGCTGTACGCGCAGGCCGCGCGCAATGCATTGAGTGCAGGCTTTGATGGTGTGGAAATTCACTGCGCCAACGGTTATCTGGTCAACCAGTTCATCTCCGCCCACAGCAACCAGCGCGACGATGAATATGGCGGTTCGCTGCACAACCGTTTGCGCTTCCTGCGCGAGATTATCCAGGCCGTATCCGAAGTTGTCGGTGCTGACCGCCTAGGCGTGCGTTTCGCGCCGTTGTTTGAAAGTACAGCAGAGGACAGGGTCTATTTGGGCCTTGTCGAAGAAGACCCACACAGCACCTACATCGAGGCCATCAAGGTGCTCGAAGAGGCCGGCATCGCCTACCTGTCGATTGCCGAGGCCGACTGGGACAATGCCCCGGTGCTTCCCGAAGGCTTCCGCCGCGAAATCAGGCAGGTATTTAGCGGGCGCATCATCTACGCCGGCCGCTACACCGCACAACGCGGCGCGGAAACCTTGGAGGCTGGCCTGGGCGACTTGATTGCCTTTGGTCGCCCGTTCATTGCCAACCCCGATTTGCCGCAGCGCATTGCCAATGGCTGGCCGCTCAACCCGGTCGACCCAAGCAGCATGTACGGCGGCACGGAAAAGGGGTACAGCGATTACCCGACCTACGCCGAGTAA